Proteins from a genomic interval of Diceros bicornis minor isolate mBicDic1 chromosome 34, mDicBic1.mat.cur, whole genome shotgun sequence:
- the CCDC106 gene encoding LOW QUALITY PROTEIN: coiled-coil domain-containing protein 106 (The sequence of the model RefSeq protein was modified relative to this genomic sequence to represent the inferred CDS: deleted 1 base in 1 codon), translated as MESDGGGGGDGVGRGAGEAMESAGGGGVSWDAEPSRPRCDWGPRLSLEPPEAASPPVALMNGVRAQLHMALERNSWLQKRIEDLEEERDFLRWCQLDKFISSARMDAEDHCRVKPGPRRVEGDGRGGAGGEASDPESAASSLSGASEEGGNVERKRQKQKGGAGRRRFGRPKARERQRVKDADGVLCRYKKILGTFQKLKSMSRAFEHHRVDRNTVALTTPIAELLIVAPEKLAEVGEFDPSKERLLEYSRRCFLALDDETLKKVQALKKSKLLLPITYRFKR; from the exons TCAGTTGGGATGCAGAGCCCTCGAGGCCGAGGTGTGACTGGGGTCCCCGGCTCTCCCTAGAGCCTCCGGAGGCCGCATCGCCGCCAGTGGCCCTGATGAACGGGGTCAGGGCCCAGCTGCACATGGCCCTGGAGAGGAACTCGTGGCTGCAGAAGCGCATTGaggacctggaggaggagagggacttCTTGCGGTGGTGTCAGCTGGACAAGTTCATCTCCTCTGCCCGTATGGATGCAG AGGACCACTGCCGAGTGAAGCCTGGGCCCCGGCGGGTTGAGGGTGACGGCCGAGGTGGGGCCGGGGGTGAGGCCTCGGACCCTGAGTCTGCCGCCTCCTCGCTCAGTGGAGCATCTGAAGAAGGC GGTAACGTGGAGAGGAAGAGGCAGAAGCAGAAGGGAGGTGCTGGCCGGAGGCGCTTCGGGAGGCCTAAGGCCCGGGAGAGGCAGCGGG TGAAGGACGCGGATGGAGTCCTCTGCCGTTATAAGAAGATCCTGGGCACCTTCCAGAAGCTGAAGAGCATGTCTCGGGCCTTTGAGCACCACCGCGTGGACCGCAACACGGTGGCGCTGACCACGCCCATCGCCGAGCTGCTCATCGTGGCCCCCGAGAAACTGGCGGAGGTGGGAGAGTTCGACCCCTCCAAGGAGCGTCTGCTCGAGTACTCGCGCCGCTGCTTCCTGGCCCTGGACGACGAGACCCTCAAGAAGGTGCAGGCCCTCAAGAAGAGCAAGCTGCTGCTTCCCATCACCTACCGCTTCAAGCGGTGA
- the U2AF2 gene encoding splicing factor U2AF 65 kDa subunit isoform X1 — MSDFDEFERQLNENKQERDKENRHRKRSHSRSRSRDRKRRSRSRDRRNRDQRSASRDRRRRSKPLTRGAKEEHGGLIRSPRHEKKKKVRKYWDVPPPGFEHITPMQYKAMQAAGQIPATALLPTMTPDGLAVTPTPVPVVGSQMTRQARRLYVGNIPFGITEEAMMDFFNAQMRLGGLTQAPGNPVLAVQINQDKNFAFLEFRSVDETTQAMAFDGIIFQGQSLKIRRPHDYQPLPGMSENPSVYVPGVVSTVVPDSAHKLFIGGLPNYLNDDQVKELLTSFGPLKAFNLVKDSATGLSKGYAFCEYVDINVTDQAIAGLNGMQLGDKKLLVQRASVGAKNATLVSPPSTINQTPVTLQVPGLMSSQVQMGGHPTEVLCLMNMVLPEELLDDEEYEEIVEDVRDECSKYGLVKSIEIPRPVDGVEVPGCGKIFVEFTSVFDCQKAMQGLTGRKFANRVVVTKYCDPDSYHRRDFW, encoded by the exons ATGTCGGACTTCGACGAGTTCGAGCGGCAGCTCAACGAGAATAAGCAAG AGCGGGATAAGGAGAACCGCCACCGGAAGCGCAGCCACAGCCGTTCTCGAAGCCGGGACCGCAAGCGCCGGAGCCGGAGCCGGGACCGGCGAAACCGGGACCAGCGGAGCGCCTCCCGCGACAGGAGGCGAAGAAG CAAACCTTTGACCAGAGGCGCTAAAGAGGAGCACGGTGGACTGAT TCGTTCCCCTCGCcatgagaagaagaagaaggtccGTAAATACTGGGACGTGCCACCGCCCGGCTTCGAGCACATCACGCCCATGCAGTATAAGGCTATGCAAG CCGCGGGTCAGATTCCAGCCACCGCCCTTCTCCCCACCATGACCCCTGATGGTCTGGCCGTGACCCCGACGCCGGTGCCCGTGGTCGGGAGCCAGATGACCAGACAGGCCCGGCGCCTCTACGTGGGCAACATCCCCTTTGGCATAACTGAG GAGGCCATGATGGATTTCTTCAACGCCCAGATGCGCCTCGGGGGGCTGACTCAGGCCCCCGGCAACCCGGTCTTGGCTGTGCAGATTAACCAGGACAAGAACTTTGCCTTCTTGGAG TTCCGCTCAGTGGACGAGACTACCCAGGCTATGGCCTTCGATGGCATCATCTTTCAGGGCCAGTCACTGAAGATCCGCAGGCCTCATGACTaccagcccctgcctggcatgTCGGAGAACCCCTCTGTCTATGTGCCTG gAGTTGTGTCCACCGTGGTCCCGGACTCTGCCCACAAGCTGTTCATCGGGGGCTTACCCAACTACCTGAATGATGACCAG GTGAAGGAGCTGCTCACCTCGTTTGGGCCTCTCAAGGCCTTCAACCTGGTCAAGGACAGCGCCACGGGGCTCTCCAAGGGCTACGCCTTCTGTGAGTACGTGGACATCAACGTCACGGATCAG GCCATTGCGGGGCTGAACGGGATGCAGCTGGGGGATAAGAAACTGCTCGTCCAGAGGGCAAGTGTGGGAGCCAAGAATGCCACGCTGGTGAGCCCCCCG AGCACCATCAACCAGACCCCCGTGACCCTGCAAGTGCCGGGCCTGATGAGCTCCCAGGTGCAGATGGGCGGCCACCCGACCGAGGTCTTGTGCCTCATGAACATGGTGCTGCCCGAGGAGCTGCTGGACGATGAGGAGTATGAGGAGATTGTGGAGGACGTGCGCGACGAGTGCAGCAAGTACGGGCTTGTCAAGTCCATCGAGATTCCCCGGCCTGTGGACGGCGTCGAGGTGCCTGGCTGCGGaaag ATCTTTGTGGAGTTCACCTCTGTGTTTGACTGCCAGAAAGCCATGCAGGGCCTGACGGGTCGCAAGTTCGCCAACAGAGTGGTTGTCACAAAATATTGTGACCCCGACTCTTACCACCGCCGGGACTTCTGGTAG
- the U2AF2 gene encoding splicing factor U2AF 65 kDa subunit isoform X2 — protein sequence MSDFDEFERQLNENKQERDKENRHRKRSHSRSRSRDRKRRSRSRDRRNRDQRSASRDRRRRSKPLTRGAKEEHGGLIRSPRHEKKKKVRKYWDVPPPGFEHITPMQYKAMQAAGQIPATALLPTMTPDGLAVTPTPVPVVGSQMTRQARRLYVGNIPFGITEEAMMDFFNAQMRLGGLTQAPGNPVLAVQINQDKNFAFLEFRSVDETTQAMAFDGIIFQGQSLKIRRPHDYQPLPGMSENPSVYVPGVVSTVVPDSAHKLFIGGLPNYLNDDQVKELLTSFGPLKAFNLVKDSATGLSKGYAFCEYVDINVTDQAIAGLNGMQLGDKKLLVQRASVGAKNATLSTINQTPVTLQVPGLMSSQVQMGGHPTEVLCLMNMVLPEELLDDEEYEEIVEDVRDECSKYGLVKSIEIPRPVDGVEVPGCGKIFVEFTSVFDCQKAMQGLTGRKFANRVVVTKYCDPDSYHRRDFW from the exons ATGTCGGACTTCGACGAGTTCGAGCGGCAGCTCAACGAGAATAAGCAAG AGCGGGATAAGGAGAACCGCCACCGGAAGCGCAGCCACAGCCGTTCTCGAAGCCGGGACCGCAAGCGCCGGAGCCGGAGCCGGGACCGGCGAAACCGGGACCAGCGGAGCGCCTCCCGCGACAGGAGGCGAAGAAG CAAACCTTTGACCAGAGGCGCTAAAGAGGAGCACGGTGGACTGAT TCGTTCCCCTCGCcatgagaagaagaagaaggtccGTAAATACTGGGACGTGCCACCGCCCGGCTTCGAGCACATCACGCCCATGCAGTATAAGGCTATGCAAG CCGCGGGTCAGATTCCAGCCACCGCCCTTCTCCCCACCATGACCCCTGATGGTCTGGCCGTGACCCCGACGCCGGTGCCCGTGGTCGGGAGCCAGATGACCAGACAGGCCCGGCGCCTCTACGTGGGCAACATCCCCTTTGGCATAACTGAG GAGGCCATGATGGATTTCTTCAACGCCCAGATGCGCCTCGGGGGGCTGACTCAGGCCCCCGGCAACCCGGTCTTGGCTGTGCAGATTAACCAGGACAAGAACTTTGCCTTCTTGGAG TTCCGCTCAGTGGACGAGACTACCCAGGCTATGGCCTTCGATGGCATCATCTTTCAGGGCCAGTCACTGAAGATCCGCAGGCCTCATGACTaccagcccctgcctggcatgTCGGAGAACCCCTCTGTCTATGTGCCTG gAGTTGTGTCCACCGTGGTCCCGGACTCTGCCCACAAGCTGTTCATCGGGGGCTTACCCAACTACCTGAATGATGACCAG GTGAAGGAGCTGCTCACCTCGTTTGGGCCTCTCAAGGCCTTCAACCTGGTCAAGGACAGCGCCACGGGGCTCTCCAAGGGCTACGCCTTCTGTGAGTACGTGGACATCAACGTCACGGATCAG GCCATTGCGGGGCTGAACGGGATGCAGCTGGGGGATAAGAAACTGCTCGTCCAGAGGGCAAGTGTGGGAGCCAAGAATGCCACGCTG AGCACCATCAACCAGACCCCCGTGACCCTGCAAGTGCCGGGCCTGATGAGCTCCCAGGTGCAGATGGGCGGCCACCCGACCGAGGTCTTGTGCCTCATGAACATGGTGCTGCCCGAGGAGCTGCTGGACGATGAGGAGTATGAGGAGATTGTGGAGGACGTGCGCGACGAGTGCAGCAAGTACGGGCTTGTCAAGTCCATCGAGATTCCCCGGCCTGTGGACGGCGTCGAGGTGCCTGGCTGCGGaaag ATCTTTGTGGAGTTCACCTCTGTGTTTGACTGCCAGAAAGCCATGCAGGGCCTGACGGGTCGCAAGTTCGCCAACAGAGTGGTTGTCACAAAATATTGTGACCCCGACTCTTACCACCGCCGGGACTTCTGGTAG